In Escherichia ruysiae, a genomic segment contains:
- the fumE gene encoding fumarase E, producing MATLTEDDVLEQLDAQDNLYSFMKTAHSILLQGIRQFLPSLFVDNDEEIVEYAVKPLLAQSGPLDDIDVALRLIYALGKMDKWLYADITHFSQFWHYLNEQDAPPGFADDITWDFISNVNSITRNATLYDALKAMKFADFAVWSEVRFSGMVKTALTLAVTTTLKELTP from the coding sequence ATGGCGACGCTGACAGAAGATGATGTGCTTGAGCAACTGGACGCACAGGACAATTTATATTCATTTATGAAAACTGCGCATTCTATTTTGCTCCAGGGGATACGCCAGTTTCTGCCGTCGCTATTTGTCGATAACGATGAAGAGATCGTCGAATATGCAGTGAAACCGTTACTCGCCCAAAGCGGCCCGCTTGACGATATTGATGTTGCGCTGCGTTTGATTTATGCGCTGGGGAAAATGGATAAATGGCTGTACGCCGATATCACGCATTTTTCCCAGTTCTGGCATTACCTGAACGAACAGGATGCCCCCCCAGGATTTGCCGATGACATAACCTGGGATTTTATCAGCAACGTCAATAGTATAACCCGCAATGCGACGCTCTATGATGCGTTAAAGGCGATGAAGTTCGCCGATTTCGCCGTCTGGTCAGAGGTGCGTTTTAGCGGGATGGTCAAAACGGCGCTGACGCTGGCAGTAACGACCACCTTAAAGGAATTAACGCCGTGA